One region of Chanodichthys erythropterus isolate Z2021 chromosome 19, ASM2448905v1, whole genome shotgun sequence genomic DNA includes:
- the sstr2a gene encoding somatostatin receptor type 2: MDTWTFMPNSNLSLPDRLVNNSFFPGNESDFGLEIYPHNTTNHGFDQTSSVVITFVYFVVCAVGLCGNTLVIYVILRYAKMKTVTNIYILNLAVADVLCMLSLPFIAIQLLLLHWPFGSAICRVVLTADSMNQFTSIFFLTVMSFDRYLAVVHPIKSTKWRKPRMAKTISLAMWSVSLLVNLPIMIYSGVNAKRNEARTCTMLWPEPQNTYYTAFIFYTFFLGFFLPLIVISMCYLLIVIKVKSSGMRVGSTKRKRSERKVTRMVSIVVVVFVLCWLPFYVFNVTSVTGTVPTTPVLKSTFDFVVVLGYANSCANPILYAFLSDNFKKSFQNVLCLKRVGGLDEIDRSDSRQDRTRMVNDVMTETQNAALLNGNLQTSI; this comes from the coding sequence ATGGACACATGGACGTTCATGCCCAATTCCAACCTGTCCCTCCCTGACCGCTTGGTGAACAATAGTTTCTTCCCAGGGAATGAGTCTGACTTTGGTCTGGAGATTTACCCTCACAATACCACTAACCATGGCTTCGACCAAACAAGTTCAGTAGTCATCACATTTGTGTACTTTGTAGTCTGTGCGGTGGGACTCTGTGGGAACACGCTGGTCATTTATGTCATCCTGCGCTACGCCAAGATGAAGACCGTCACAAACATCTACATTCTGAACCTGGCAGTGGCGGATGTCCTGTGCATGCTGAGTCTGCCCTTCATCGCCATTCAGCTCTTGCTGCTCCACTGGCCCTTTGGATCCGCGATCTGCCGTGTTGTCCTAACCGCGGACTCCATGAACCAGTTCACCAGCATCTTCTTTCTAACGGTCATGAGCTTTGATCGCTACCTGGCCGTGGTGCATCCGATCAAATCCACCAAATGGCGAAAGCCGCGTATGGCCAAAACCATCAGTCTGGCCATGTGGAGTGTGTCTCTGCTGGTCAACCTACCAATTATGATCTACAGCGGCGTGAACGCCAAAAGGAACGAGGCTCGGACGTGTACCATGTTGTGGCCGGAGCCCCAGAACACCTACTACACCGCTTTCATCTTCTACACCTTTTTCTTGGGCTTCTTCTTGCCGTTGATTGTCATCTCCATGTGCTACCTGCTCATCGTCATTAAGGTGAAATCCTCCGGCATGCGGGTGGGCTCCACCAAAAGAAAGCGCTCAGAGCGCAAAGTCACCCGCATGGTGTCTATCGTGGTGGTGGTGTTCGTGCTGTGCTGGTTACCTTTTTACGTATTCAACGTGACCTCTGTGACCGGAACCGTTCCCACCACACCTGTGCTGAAGAGCACCTTTGACTTTGTGGTGGTGCTGGGTTATGCCAACAGCTGCGCCAACCCCATCCTCTACGCCTTCTTGTCGGACAACTTCAAGAAGAGTTTCCAAAACGTCTTGTGTCTGAAAAGAGTCGGTGGCTTGGATGAGATCGACCGCAGCGACAGCCGACAGGACAGGACACGAATGGTCAACGACGTCATGACAGAAACGCAAAACGCCGCACTGCTCAATGGAAACCTTCAGACCAGCATCTGA